Genomic window (Sphingomonas sp. S1-29):
ACGACACATGCCCCTCACCCACCCCGCGCAGCGACAGCACGAAGCGCAGTGCCCCCGGTTCCACCCCGCTTTGATCGGGATGCGCGACGATGCTGGGGTTGAACAGCGCGACCGCCTCGAAGGCATATTCCTCGGCAAAATAGGCGCCCGCCAGCAGCGCCTGGCGGGGGCTGACGCTGCGGCCGGCGAGAAAGCGATCGGCCATCTCCTCGAACCGCCGCTGCAGCAGCCGTTCGACGTCGCGGTGGCGGGTGGCGAGGCTGGTGACCACCCAATCGAGCTCGGCGTCGAGGCCTGCGCGATCGAGCGCGAGCACATGCCGCAGGATATGTTCGACGCGCGATCCATCGCGCGGGTCGGCATCGATCGCGCTTTCGGCGGGAACGAAGGGCCGCAACACGACGCGTGCGGGCGCGGGGCATAGTTCGAGGTCGATCCGCGTCATCAGATCGGCGTCGATCGGATCGCCGCGCGGGATCACCGCGGGCATCGGGCGCGGGCCATCGCTCCCCGGCGCGCCACCCGCTAGCGTCCGTCGTCGCCGAATGCGGGGATTTCGGGCACCGATTGCGGCGGCTGTTCGAACACCGGCGCAGGGGCCATGCTCGAAGGTTCTTCGGTCGGCACTTCGTTCGGGCGGGCGGTGACAGGCATTTCGGGCTGGCCGTGCGGGTCGATGGTGTCGGGCGGCGGCTCGCACGGTCGGATCGCGATCGTCAGCTTGCGGCGGATTTCGGTCATCGGCGCATCTCCTTCCCACGTACCCCCGCATAGCGCGCGGCGAAGCGGCGGGCGCTAGGTAATGCTCCCAATGCAGCGCACCCCGCTACGTAGATCGCCGCATCGTTGGCGGTGCGGTGTTCGCGCATAGTGGCGCGATGACCTTGCCCGCCCAGCTCGTTTTGGCCTCGTTGATGGTCACCTTCACGATCGGCGTCCACCTTGGCGGGCTGGCCGCGCTGCTCGGCCTGTTGCGCCGGCATCACGCCGGGCGGCCCGTTGCCTATGTCCTGCTGCACGACAGCGTCGGCATTCTTGCGGCGGCGTTCGGGCTGTTCGCGCTGCATGCGATCGAGATCTGGGCCTATGCGGCGCTGTACGCCGCGGCGGGGGCGCTGGGCTCGTTCGAGGAAGCGCTATATTTCTCGACCTCGACCTACACCACGATCGGCTATGGCGACGTGGTCCTTCCCCCCGGCTGGCGGGTGTTCGGCGCGATCGAGGGCGCCAACGGCATCATCCTGCTCGGCTGGTCGACCGCATTCTTCTTCGCGGTGGTCAGCCGCATCCGACTGTTAGAGCTCGAGCTCGAAACCCGAGCCAAGGACGACTGAGGCGCAAACGCCGGCGCGGCCCTAGGGACATTCCGTAGCGACGCGCCCGGCCTGGCACGCGAAAAGCCTTCAAAAGAGGAGCAAGCCATGGCCGACAAGATGCGCGCGACGATCTTCCTCGAACCCGGGCGGATCGTGCTCGGCGAAAAGCCGATCCCGCATATCGGCCCGCTCGACGCGCTGGTTCGGATCACCACCACGACGATCTGCGGCACCGACGTGCATATCCTCAAGGGCGAATATCCCGTCGCATCGGGGCTCACCATCGGCCACGAGCCGGTGGGGGTGATCGAGAAGCTCGGCTCGGCGGTGCTCGGCTATGAAGAGGGGCAGCGGGTGATCGCCGGCGCCATCACCCCGTCGGGCTGGTCGAACGCCTCGCTCGACGGCTGCCATTCGCAATGCGGGCGCGACGCGCCGCACGGGTTCAAGCCGCTGGGCGGCTGGCGTTTCGGCAACACGATCGACGGCGCGCAGGCCGAATATCTGCTCGTTCCCGACGCGATGGCCAATCTCGCGCCGATCCCCGACGGGCTGACCGACGAACAGGTGCTGATGTGCCCCGATATCCTGTCGACCGGGTTCGGCGGTGCCGAGGCGGGCAAGATCCGGATCGGCGACACCGTCGCGGTGTTCGCGCAGGGTCCGATCGGCCTATGCGCCACCGCGGGCGCCCGCGCGATGGGCGCGGCCGAGATCATCGCGGTCGAAAGCCTGCCCGCGCGCGCGGCGATCTCGCGCAGGATGGGCGCCGATCATGTCGTCGACTTCACGCACGAAGACCCGGTGAGCGAAATCATGCGGATCACCCGCGGACGCGGCGTCGATGTCGCGATCGAGGCGCTGGGCCGGCAACAGACCTTCGAATGGGCGCTGCGCTGCCTGCGGCCAGGCGGCACGCTATCGTCGCTGGGGGTCTATTCCGAAGACCTGCGGATCCCGCTCGACGCCTTTGCCGCGGGGCTCGGCGATCATCGGATCGTCACGACGCTGTGCCCCGGTGGCAAGGAGCGGATGCGGCGGCTGATGGCGGCGGTGGCGGGCGGCAGGGTCGATACCGCCGCGCTGGTCACGCACCATTTCGGGCTCGACGATATCGAGACCGCCTACGACCTGTTCGCGCACCAGCGCGACGGCGTGCTCAAGGTGGCGATCCGGCCCTGACGCTCGCGCGCGACGGACCCCAAGCAGCCAACGCATGTCGATCAGACCGCCCCGCCCGGCCCGCCGGTTCGCGCTGGCAACCGGCGCGCTCGCTGCCGTAGCGGTCGTCGCCGCAGCCTATACCGCCGCGCTGCGCCGCGCAGAGCGGCGGCTGGCGCGAGCGAGCGAGGTGATCGCGACGCGGTTCGGGACGCTCGAATATGCGGTGCGCGGGCAAGGGCCACCGATCCTGATGGTGCATGGCACCGGCGGCGGGTTCGACCAGGGGCTGAGCTTCGGCGCCGGCTTGCGGCAGCGCGGGTACCAAATCATCGCGCCTTCGCGCTTCGGCTATCTGCGCAGCGATTATCCCGCCGTGCCGTCTTCGGCGAACCAGGCCGATACGTTCGTCGCCTTGCTCGACCATCTCGGGATCGA
Coding sequences:
- a CDS encoding potassium channel family protein, giving the protein MTLPAQLVLASLMVTFTIGVHLGGLAALLGLLRRHHAGRPVAYVLLHDSVGILAAAFGLFALHAIEIWAYAALYAAAGALGSFEEALYFSTSTYTTIGYGDVVLPPGWRVFGAIEGANGIILLGWSTAFFFAVVSRIRLLELELETRAKDD
- a CDS encoding NAD(P)-dependent alcohol dehydrogenase; its protein translation is MADKMRATIFLEPGRIVLGEKPIPHIGPLDALVRITTTTICGTDVHILKGEYPVASGLTIGHEPVGVIEKLGSAVLGYEEGQRVIAGAITPSGWSNASLDGCHSQCGRDAPHGFKPLGGWRFGNTIDGAQAEYLLVPDAMANLAPIPDGLTDEQVLMCPDILSTGFGGAEAGKIRIGDTVAVFAQGPIGLCATAGARAMGAAEIIAVESLPARAAISRRMGADHVVDFTHEDPVSEIMRITRGRGVDVAIEALGRQQTFEWALRCLRPGGTLSSLGVYSEDLRIPLDAFAAGLGDHRIVTTLCPGGKERMRRLMAAVAGGRVDTAALVTHHFGLDDIETAYDLFAHQRDGVLKVAIRP